The following proteins are encoded in a genomic region of Chrysoperla carnea chromosome X unlocalized genomic scaffold, inChrCarn1.1 SUPER_X_unloc_6, whole genome shotgun sequence:
- the LOC123304494 gene encoding putative uncharacterized protein DDB_G0289963 codes for MKPKPRGLKRLNNDGQSPSKTKNKVLVLNIQDASEINQENVENIVGKDTLNSETDTKNSEVNILNSEKDTTNSELNAKKCETKINDSEKDTNNKGTVNIKLNQVNVENNNTTTTTEMIVDDNTTKNMDLSSMFVKPSTSRGTGKPTPKPPTIPLKNRFAPLENDENEEDDDNDSIELGQNKPKKPPPLVIHAKTTDHKTYVKSLENEINKGFHIKYTANNTNLYIYDHEEYKKYKEILNEGKVEYHTYTPKADRKHAFILRGLDNSTDTEEIIEDLEEKYKLNVEKKHTPPTNTTGTNSTGTTKHSTTTTASKLTKPYGQPK; via the exons ATGAAGCCTAAGCCTCGTGGCTTAAAACGCCTCAATAATGATGGGCAAAGCccatccaaaacaaaaaataaagtgcTTGTACTCAATATACAAGATGCCAGTGAAATAAATCaggaaaatgtagaaaatatagTGGGAAAAGACACATTAAACAGTGAAACGGACACAAAAAATAGTGAAGTGAACATATTAAATAGTGAAAAAGACACAACAAATAGTGAACTGAACGCAAAAAAGTGTGAAACGAAAATTAACGACAGTGAAAAAGACACAAATAATAAAGGTACAGTAAACATTAAACTAAATCAAGTGAatgttgaaaacaataatacaaCAACGACAACCGAAATGATCGTTGATGACAACACAACCAAAAATATGGATTTAAGCTCAATGTTCGTCAAGCCATCGACCTCAAGGGGAACCGGCAAGCCCACACCAAAACCCCCAACAATACCGCTAAAAAACCGATTTGCGCCTTTAGAAAACGATGAAAATGAAGAAGACGACGACAATGACTCAATTGAACTGGgtcaaaacaaaccaaaaaagcCACCACCACTTGTTATACACGCCAAAACTACCGACCACAAAACATATGTAAAATCACTCGAAAACGAAATAAACAAAGGATTCCACATCAAATACACCGCAAACAACACAAACTTGTACATTTATGATCATGAAGAATACAAAAAGTACAAAGAAATTCTAAATGAAGGCAAAGTGGAATACCACACATACACCCCAAAAGCGGACAGAAAACACGCCTTTATCTTAAGAGGGCTAGACAACAGCACTGACACCGAAGAAATCATCGAAGATctagaagaaaaatataaattaaacgtCGAAAAG AAACATACACCTCCAACCAACACAACCGGCACAAACTCCACCGGTACAACAAAACATTCAACCACAACAACCGCGTCAAAACTTACAAAACCCTATGGGCAACCTAAATGA